Below is a genomic region from Brevinematales bacterium.
AATCGAAATAAATTTACCGGTCGATACCCCTGTAAGTTCACGTTTCACCAAGGCATTACAAATCATTGATAATTATCATGGTAATATCGAAACATGGTCGCGGGAAGAAATTCATGAGCGATAGGATTTTCCTGGATACCAATATTCTGGTATATGCCTTCGATAAAGAAATTCCTGTCAAACAAACGAGAGCTAAAGATTTATTGAAAAATCTTTTTGAATCCGTAACGTGTTTTATCAGTACCCAAGTTATTTCCGAATTTTGTAATATTGGTATAAAAAAGATGAGGCCCGCCTTAGACGATGCAACCCTTGCCGAGTTTACTGCTCTTATTCCCGAATCCCAAATACATATTATCACCAAACAGGATATACTCAATGCCATCGGAAATACTACCCGTTTGGGATTATCCTATTGGGACGCCCTGATTGTAGCAGCTTCTCTTTCAGCAGACTGCGAAATACTTTATACCGAGGACTTGCAGGACGGTTTTCGGATCGGCAATCGCTTGACTATCGTCAATCCGTTCAGATAAATATCGGAGTATTCTATGACCGCACAGCAGTTCACCGCGAAAAACCGCGCCCTATGGAGCCGCCTGACCGAGCTCCTCAAGAAGCGCAAACGCACGTTCGACGAGACCCGCGAGACGGGCGAACTTTACCGCACCGTCACCGAGCATCTTTCGCTCGCGCAGACCGGATTCCCCGAGCACCCCATCACCCAATATCTCAACCAGCTCGTGCGCGACTGCCATCTGCTGTTCTACCGACCGGAAAAGACGCGCTTCCAACGACTCCTGCAATTCCTGTTCCGTACGTTCCCGGAAACC
It encodes:
- a CDS encoding PIN domain-containing protein, with protein sequence MSDRIFLDTNILVYAFDKEIPVKQTRAKDLLKNLFESVTCFISTQVISEFCNIGIKKMRPALDDATLAEFTALIPESQIHIITKQDILNAIGNTTRLGLSYWDALIVAASLSADCEILYTEDLQDGFRIGNRLTIVNPFR